A stretch of the Lentimicrobium sp. L6 genome encodes the following:
- a CDS encoding thioredoxin family protein: protein MDKELQQLTQLQEAITNDEALLVYFYSNNCAPCKSLRPKVEELLTNDYPKMQLYFVNSEHHPDMTAEFGVFSMPTLLVFFDRKEYIRKSKYVSIPELKDGIDRYYQMMFG, encoded by the coding sequence ATGGACAAAGAATTACAGCAATTAACTCAACTTCAAGAAGCTATTACGAATGATGAAGCATTATTAGTATATTTTTATAGTAATAATTGTGCACCTTGTAAGAGTTTAAGACCAAAAGTGGAAGAATTATTGACAAATGATTATCCCAAAATGCAATTATACTTTGTGAATTCGGAGCATCATCCAGATATGACCGCTGAGTTTGGAGTCTTTTCGATGCCAACCTTATTGGTCTTTTTTGATCGAAAGGAATACATTAGAAAAAGTAAATATGTATCTATTCCAGAATTAAAAGATGGTATCGATCGTTATTATCAAATGATGTTTGGATAA
- a CDS encoding 6-phosphofructokinase produces MQKSIVLLAGGGPAPGINTVIATVAKVFLKAGFKVLGLNGGFKALFAEAPNITDFDFSLADRIHKEGGSAIQMSRYKPKDNEFRADIFIKHNVKLLVTIGGDDTASTANRIAKYLADKNIRIQNIHVPKTIDNDLPLPEGVPTFGYHSAKSEGVRIATTIYEDARTSGNWFIVSAMGREAGHLAFGIGAACHYPMIIIPEMFNKTTITLDKIIRLIISSILKRKLLGINYGVVIVSEGVFHSMGDEEIEKSGINFTYDEHGHPELGNLSKAHIFNVLLQQELKKIELKIKSRPVEIGYEIRCVQPVAFDLVYCANLGMGVKKLFDLGITGAMVTADHKGDIYPLYLKDVEDEEGKIRPRLVNIYSEKFKMVYEDNQQYLVEDDYDTAHYYLEKPENYDFFKILNWEEDEI; encoded by the coding sequence ATGCAAAAATCTATTGTTTTGTTGGCCGGTGGTGGTCCAGCCCCTGGTATCAACACCGTTATTGCTACGGTAGCCAAAGTGTTTTTAAAAGCAGGTTTTAAAGTACTTGGCTTAAATGGAGGGTTCAAAGCCCTTTTTGCTGAGGCCCCGAATATTACCGATTTCGATTTCTCTTTGGCTGATAGAATTCATAAAGAAGGAGGTTCGGCTATACAAATGAGTAGGTATAAGCCCAAAGACAATGAGTTTCGTGCTGATATATTTATCAAACATAATGTGAAACTTTTGGTAACTATTGGGGGGGATGATACTGCCTCTACTGCCAATAGAATTGCCAAATACCTTGCTGATAAAAACATTAGAATTCAAAACATACACGTTCCTAAAACCATTGATAACGATCTACCTTTACCAGAAGGTGTTCCAACATTTGGATATCATTCAGCAAAAAGCGAAGGGGTTAGAATTGCCACCACCATTTATGAAGATGCCAGAACCAGTGGAAATTGGTTTATTGTAAGTGCCATGGGTCGTGAGGCTGGTCACTTGGCATTTGGAATTGGGGCTGCCTGTCATTATCCTATGATTATTATTCCTGAGATGTTTAATAAAACAACCATCACTTTGGATAAGATTATTCGTTTAATTATTTCTTCTATTCTGAAACGTAAGCTTCTAGGTATCAACTATGGGGTGGTTATAGTTAGCGAAGGGGTGTTCCATAGTATGGGTGATGAGGAGATTGAAAAATCTGGAATTAACTTCACCTATGACGAACATGGCCACCCAGAACTTGGGAACTTGAGTAAGGCACATATCTTCAATGTATTATTGCAGCAAGAACTAAAGAAAATTGAATTAAAAATTAAGAGCCGACCAGTAGAAATAGGTTACGAAATCAGATGTGTACAGCCTGTTGCTTTCGATTTGGTTTATTGTGCTAACCTAGGAATGGGTGTGAAGAAACTATTTGATTTGGGTATTACTGGAGCCATGGTCACCGCTGATCATAAAGGCGATATTTATCCTCTATATTTGAAAGATGTGGAAGATGAAGAAGGCAAAATCAGACCTAGACTTGTAAACATCTACTCTGAAAAATTTAAAATGGTTTATGAGGATAATCAACAATACTTGGTAGAAGATGATTATGACACAGCACACTACTATTTAGAGAAGCCAGAGAATTACGATTTCTTTAAAATATTGAACTGGGAAGAAGACGAAATTTAG
- the hflX gene encoding GTPase HflX — MSNYNTKEDKIERAILIGLITQDQNAEKSQEYLDELAFLVTTAGALEVKRFVQKLSRPDQKTFVGSGKLNEIAAYIKAENIDLAVFDDELGASQIRNLEKVLEIKIMDRTNLILDIFAQRAQTAHAKVQVELAQYQYLLPRLTRMWTHLERQRGGIGMRGPGETEIETDRRIIRDRISLLKTRLKEIDKQMSTQRQNRGSLVRAALVGYTNVGKSTLMTLLSKTEVFAENKLFATLDTTVRKVVVDNLPFLLSDTVGFIRKLPHGLVESFKSTLDEVRESDLLIHLVDISHPEFEDQIKVVNQTLSEIGAGDKPVIMLFNKIDAYTYEQKEEDDLTPVSKKNYDLNYWKETWMSKENMPALFISAKDKTNIPELREMLYAEVKRIHAVRYPYNNFLY, encoded by the coding sequence ATGTCCAATTATAATACCAAAGAAGATAAAATAGAAAGAGCCATATTAATAGGTTTAATCACCCAAGATCAGAATGCAGAGAAAAGTCAGGAATATCTTGATGAGCTGGCCTTTTTGGTCACTACTGCTGGCGCCCTAGAAGTAAAGCGCTTTGTACAAAAGCTATCTCGTCCTGATCAGAAAACATTTGTGGGCTCAGGAAAGCTAAACGAAATTGCTGCCTATATTAAAGCTGAGAATATCGATCTAGCTGTTTTTGATGATGAATTGGGCGCCTCTCAAATCAGAAATTTAGAGAAGGTTTTGGAGATTAAAATTATGGATAGAACCAATTTAATCCTCGATATCTTTGCCCAGAGAGCTCAAACGGCTCATGCTAAAGTCCAGGTAGAATTGGCTCAATACCAATATTTACTACCTCGTTTAACTCGCATGTGGACTCACTTGGAGCGACAAAGAGGAGGGATCGGAATGAGAGGACCCGGTGAGACAGAAATTGAAACCGATAGAAGGATTATCCGCGATAGAATTTCCTTATTAAAAACGAGATTAAAAGAGATAGACAAGCAAATGTCTACCCAAAGGCAGAATAGAGGAAGCTTGGTTAGAGCTGCTTTAGTGGGTTACACTAACGTTGGAAAAAGCACTTTAATGACCCTATTGAGTAAGACCGAAGTTTTTGCCGAAAACAAGTTGTTTGCCACCCTTGATACCACAGTAAGAAAAGTGGTGGTTGACAATCTTCCTTTTTTATTATCAGATACGGTTGGATTTATCAGAAAACTCCCACACGGTTTGGTAGAAAGTTTTAAATCTACATTGGACGAGGTTAGAGAATCGGACCTATTGATTCATTTGGTAGATATTTCTCACCCTGAATTTGAAGACCAAATTAAAGTGGTCAATCAAACATTAAGCGAAATTGGAGCCGGTGATAAGCCTGTTATCATGCTTTTTAATAAAATTGATGCCTATACCTATGAGCAAAAAGAAGAAGATGATTTAACACCTGTTTCCAAAAAGAACTACGATTTAAATTATTGGAAAGAGACTTGGATGAGCAAGGAAAATATGCCCGCTTTGTTTATTTCTGCAAAAGATAAAACCAATATTCCCGAGCTTCGAGAAATGCTATATGCCGAAGTAAAACGAATTCATGCCGTTAGATATCCTTATAATAACTTTTTATACTAG
- the folB gene encoding dihydroneopterin aldolase, with product MSMIAIEEMEFYSYHGCFKEEKEIGTHFTVDFYFVNDTSRAEASDNIEDTISYLDVYQLIKTEMSISSDLLEHVGRRIIKKTFSEYPSMEWAKVKIQKMNPPLGGQMKSVSFTLEETR from the coding sequence ATGTCGATGATTGCCATAGAGGAAATGGAATTCTACTCCTACCACGGATGCTTTAAAGAAGAAAAAGAAATTGGAACGCATTTTACTGTTGATTTCTACTTTGTGAATGATACCAGTAGAGCAGAGGCTAGTGATAATATAGAGGATACTATAAGTTATCTAGATGTTTATCAGCTAATAAAAACTGAAATGTCTATCAGCTCAGATTTACTAGAGCACGTGGGCAGAAGAATTATTAAAAAAACTTTTTCTGAATATCCTAGTATGGAATGGGCAAAGGTGAAAATTCAAAAGATGAATCCTCCATTGGGTGGGCAGATGAAGAGTGTAAGTTTTACTTTGGAAGAAACTCGTTAA
- a CDS encoding elongator complex protein 3, producing the protein MLKHYNIPIFIPEMACPHQCVFCDQRKISGQQHIPDIEAVQEKIESYLETIPAKRSRVEIAFFGGSFTGIPIDLQKAYLEAAAKYVNGSRVEGIRLSTRPDYINEDILKLLKKYKVKTIELGAQSLDEEVLAKSGRGHTVEDVERASKMIIEAGFELGLQMMIGLPGDTREKALHTAKRIIELGAKNTRIYPCLVIKGTQLESLMEMGKYTPMRLTEAILWVKDLYLLFEEANINVIRIGLHPSEELDPNHSLMGGPYHASFKELVMTEIWKEHLFERIEFKPDKAIIIYVPHDQLNFAIGHKSENAQLLSNHFSSVKIKTDVKLIKRAFYVDYY; encoded by the coding sequence ATGCTCAAACACTATAATATACCCATATTTATTCCAGAGATGGCTTGCCCCCATCAATGTGTATTTTGTGACCAACGGAAAATTAGTGGTCAACAACATATTCCTGATATTGAAGCGGTACAAGAAAAAATTGAATCCTATTTAGAAACCATCCCTGCTAAGCGAAGTCGAGTAGAGATCGCTTTCTTTGGAGGTAGTTTTACCGGAATTCCAATTGATCTTCAAAAAGCATATTTGGAAGCCGCTGCAAAATATGTTAATGGTTCTAGAGTAGAAGGTATTCGGTTAAGCACTCGCCCCGATTATATTAATGAAGACATCCTCAAACTTCTCAAGAAGTATAAAGTAAAAACCATTGAACTTGGTGCTCAATCATTAGATGAAGAAGTATTGGCAAAAAGTGGAAGAGGCCATACTGTAGAAGATGTAGAAAGAGCCAGCAAAATGATTATTGAAGCTGGTTTTGAGCTTGGCTTGCAAATGATGATTGGTTTACCTGGCGATACTCGTGAAAAGGCATTACATACTGCCAAAAGAATTATTGAATTGGGGGCTAAGAATACTCGCATTTATCCATGCCTAGTGATTAAAGGCACTCAGCTTGAAAGCCTAATGGAAATGGGGAAATATACACCCATGCGATTGACCGAAGCCATTTTATGGGTAAAAGATTTATACTTGCTTTTTGAGGAGGCTAATATAAATGTGATTCGTATAGGATTGCATCCTTCTGAAGAACTAGATCCAAACCACTCCTTAATGGGTGGGCCTTATCATGCCTCTTTTAAGGAGTTGGTGATGACGGAAATTTGGAAAGAACATTTGTTTGAGCGAATAGAATTCAAACCTGATAAGGCCATTATCATTTATGTACCTCACGATCAGCTGAACTTTGCTATTGGTCATAAATCGGAAAATGCCCAATTATTATCCAACCATTTTTCTTCAGTGAAAATAAAAACAGATGTTAAACTCATTAAAAGAGCTTTCTATGTTGATTATTATTGA
- a CDS encoding DUF6873 family GME fold protein yields MLNSLKELSMLIIIDARIPETAIEKLKEFGEVFQLESFGTVYPSISGHPDIFMFQMEELVIIAPNAPKSLIDALKHHRITFLKGKEKLGSKFPETTYYNAVSTPEYLVHKQELSTSCILRHSAKKKFISVNQAYTRCNLLALPDGSFITSDKGIEKTLIGEGLEVHYFAPQDVVLKGQDHGFLPGACGIYENKVFFIGSLSQYAEGAPLKELLESKDLSIEELYQGPMIDGGGIFFLNS; encoded by the coding sequence ATGTTAAACTCATTAAAAGAGCTTTCTATGTTGATTATTATTGATGCCCGTATACCCGAAACTGCTATTGAAAAATTAAAAGAATTTGGAGAAGTTTTTCAATTGGAATCCTTTGGTACCGTCTATCCATCCATCAGTGGACATCCCGATATTTTTATGTTTCAAATGGAAGAGCTTGTCATTATTGCACCAAATGCGCCCAAGTCTTTGATTGATGCCTTGAAACACCATAGAATCACCTTCCTTAAAGGAAAAGAAAAATTGGGAAGTAAATTCCCCGAAACTACTTATTATAATGCTGTTTCTACTCCCGAATATTTAGTTCATAAACAAGAACTTTCCACTTCTTGCATCCTCCGCCACAGCGCAAAAAAGAAATTTATCTCGGTAAATCAGGCCTATACACGTTGCAATCTTTTGGCTTTGCCCGATGGCAGCTTTATTACTTCGGATAAAGGTATTGAAAAGACATTGATTGGAGAAGGATTAGAGGTGCATTATTTTGCTCCCCAAGATGTGGTTTTAAAAGGTCAAGACCATGGGTTTTTACCAGGTGCTTGTGGTATTTATGAAAACAAAGTCTTTTTCATTGGAAGCTTAAGCCAATATGCTGAAGGAGCTCCGTTGAAAGAATTATTAGAATCTAAAGACTTATCCATTGAAGAATTATACCAAGGCCCCATGATAGATGGTGGCGGGATTTTCTTCTTGAATTCTTGA
- a CDS encoding CocE/NonD family hydrolase has translation MYRIISLFLAIAFASFSFAQGNGQLDEFSDFSTSYTYDFTTSDGVKLRTDLYLPITSDSLMVDLPFGNLTFPVQVIPKGVQLIIYDSVNNDINPNPYQLPMVFTRTPYSKSEDDALAIVMNMLGYAYTLQDMRGRYQSEGVYFPMYSDAWKKDAYHPNQSHVIDFTEISDPHNSIYHQDGRESIMFLQDSLLWDYDLNGDGITDITDKAYNGYMAMFGASAMGNSQYQAAAAYQKPEEGNDLKALVPIVSTLEYFNGVVQHNGVFRQALIVNWLQGQMEDVAVVNPADDDMQNDVHSTFDFGNLSPDEIIDLCIDQFSTIPDENGYTAMYPNYTQRCDLDGSYAPINEIGESDLNGNINRYKNMEVPAYHLSGWWDIFVDGQIDTYQQIMAETSEETQELQKLVIGPWTHGTIGMDSVGDLRYPESVFDINILYGDISDNTDNIRVDKIVESEVLSWLRHLMNYQEDNYLGEPKIVIPESEDWQTFGPYLIRVPAADYKIRFPSFVNFVTGHEGLAAMPVQLQTPDTTITFAIDIPADSSIQTPSSNPVGDPATPVVDFPSVKNVRFYVPGPINDGINANENIGNYWYESDTFPLEYGVEEISYYFHDTEQSIDTAYPLDAAGPTNYIHNPDNPVHTIGGGNLTLRTPVVNKTNAGPINLAWPDYAPLTLNRPDVIQFSTAPIVDSLCIIGYPKMKLWASTMVEGGGLTDTDFFIRIVDVYPDGREFYVSEGAVNGRAREYARSLAEGNPNDQALYSNLESGQLYELDFKMMPIAYTFGHDHQMKILISSSNYPRYQSNPNLPIEEGEFFRRDVLEEKTYEFNGVEMSARSAEQSIFCGPYTPTQIILPVYTAYGVGMEESFVKDSQIQIWPNPTQNLISISNQKHSTFDINIRNINGQLLRSFSSSQQLFPVDMQSLSPGIYLFEIVNGDGSKEVRKVVFQP, from the coding sequence ATGTATAGAATTATTTCCCTCTTTTTAGCTATTGCTTTTGCAAGCTTCTCTTTTGCACAAGGTAATGGTCAACTCGATGAATTCTCTGATTTTTCAACTTCATATACTTATGATTTCACCACTTCCGATGGAGTGAAGCTGAGAACTGACTTGTATTTACCCATCACTTCTGACAGCTTAATGGTAGATCTTCCTTTTGGTAACTTAACCTTTCCTGTTCAGGTGATTCCAAAAGGTGTTCAGCTGATTATTTACGATTCTGTAAATAATGATATCAATCCCAATCCTTATCAATTACCTATGGTTTTTACTAGGACACCTTATAGCAAAAGCGAAGATGATGCTTTAGCTATAGTCATGAATATGTTGGGTTATGCCTATACCTTACAAGATATGCGGGGCCGTTATCAATCTGAAGGGGTATACTTTCCTATGTATTCAGATGCTTGGAAGAAAGATGCCTATCATCCCAACCAAAGCCATGTGATAGATTTTACTGAAATTTCAGATCCTCATAATTCCATCTATCACCAAGATGGTAGAGAAAGTATCATGTTTCTACAAGACAGCCTACTTTGGGATTATGATCTCAATGGCGATGGAATCACCGATATTACCGACAAAGCCTATAATGGATATATGGCCATGTTTGGCGCTTCGGCCATGGGTAATTCTCAATATCAAGCTGCTGCTGCCTATCAAAAACCGGAGGAGGGCAACGATTTAAAAGCCTTGGTTCCCATCGTTTCTACTTTGGAATATTTTAACGGTGTGGTTCAGCATAATGGAGTATTCCGACAAGCATTAATAGTAAATTGGTTACAAGGGCAAATGGAAGATGTGGCCGTAGTCAATCCAGCTGACGATGATATGCAAAACGATGTGCATTCTACTTTCGATTTTGGAAACCTAAGCCCCGATGAGATCATTGATTTATGTATTGATCAGTTCTCCACTATTCCTGATGAAAATGGCTATACTGCCATGTATCCCAATTATACTCAACGTTGCGATTTGGATGGTTCTTATGCGCCAATCAATGAAATAGGAGAATCGGATCTTAATGGTAATATAAACAGATATAAAAATATGGAAGTTCCGGCTTATCATTTAAGTGGTTGGTGGGATATTTTTGTGGATGGGCAAATAGATACCTATCAACAAATCATGGCAGAAACATCTGAGGAGACTCAAGAACTCCAAAAACTCGTTATTGGCCCGTGGACTCATGGAACTATTGGAATGGATTCCGTAGGCGATTTGCGATACCCAGAAAGCGTGTTCGATATTAACATCCTCTATGGCGATATTTCTGATAATACCGATAATATTAGGGTGGATAAAATAGTGGAAAGCGAAGTGCTTTCTTGGTTACGTCATTTAATGAACTATCAAGAAGATAATTATTTAGGTGAGCCCAAAATTGTGATACCAGAGAGTGAAGATTGGCAAACTTTTGGTCCTTATCTGATCAGGGTTCCAGCAGCGGATTATAAAATTAGATTCCCAAGCTTCGTGAACTTCGTAACAGGGCATGAAGGATTAGCAGCCATGCCAGTACAACTTCAAACTCCAGATACCACCATTACTTTTGCTATAGATATTCCCGCCGATTCGAGTATACAAACACCTAGTAGCAATCCGGTTGGTGATCCTGCTACGCCTGTAGTTGACTTTCCATCGGTTAAAAATGTAAGATTTTATGTTCCTGGTCCTATAAACGATGGAATAAACGCCAACGAAAACATTGGAAATTATTGGTATGAAAGTGATACCTTTCCTTTAGAATATGGAGTGGAAGAAATCTCCTATTATTTTCATGATACGGAACAGAGCATAGATACAGCTTATCCTTTGGATGCTGCTGGACCAACAAATTATATCCATAATCCTGACAACCCAGTTCATACTATAGGTGGAGGCAATTTAACTTTAAGAACTCCTGTTGTAAATAAAACCAATGCTGGACCCATCAATTTAGCTTGGCCCGATTATGCACCATTGACATTAAACAGACCCGATGTGATTCAGTTCTCAACAGCTCCAATCGTAGATAGCCTCTGTATTATTGGTTATCCGAAAATGAAATTATGGGCCAGTACCATGGTAGAAGGAGGAGGGCTTACAGATACCGATTTCTTTATTCGAATTGTAGATGTTTATCCGGACGGTAGAGAGTTTTATGTTTCCGAAGGTGCCGTAAACGGGAGAGCCAGAGAATACGCACGTTCTTTAGCCGAGGGAAACCCAAATGACCAAGCCCTTTATTCTAATCTAGAATCGGGACAGCTTTACGAGTTAGATTTTAAGATGATGCCCATAGCCTATACCTTTGGTCACGATCATCAAATGAAGATACTAATCAGCTCCTCCAATTATCCACGCTATCAATCCAATCCCAATTTACCGATAGAGGAAGGTGAGTTTTTCCGTCGTGATGTTTTGGAAGAAAAGACCTACGAGTTTAATGGAGTAGAGATGAGTGCCCGTAGTGCTGAGCAGTCTATCTTCTGTGGTCCATATACGCCAACACAAATTATTCTTCCCGTTTATACCGCCTATGGAGTGGGAATGGAGGAGTCTTTTGTAAAAGATTCTCAGATTCAAATTTGGCCTAATCCTACTCAAAACCTCATTAGTATTTCTAATCAAAAACATTCAACCTTCGATATCAATATTCGAAATATCAATGGTCAATTATTGAGAAGCTTTTCCAGTTCTCAGCAATTATTCCCAGTAGATATGCAATCCTTAAGCCCTGGGATTTATTTGTTTGAAATCGTGAATGGTGACGGGAGCAAGGAAGTACGAAAGGTGGTTTTTCAGCCTTAG
- a CDS encoding outer membrane beta-barrel protein, which yields MYFKLSFRILQYLSMTLMLVLFVNTVYSQSYTDVAAYYLNLEKDTIKGYIKIEDNYRLAQSFSFKNPESEKEYQIIKPTDCLGFFYDENRTFVSYTDSLNSDTLFMELLNEGPINLYAYYLMNKTVYYLLKQVDSRYYRLAKEEDKIVVRDDRNPGDEYTFEQKEYLYEDKKYLGILNLVMQDCEKIKSKIPNTKWNKQSMIKLVDTYNNCIEPSTNYKSNLRKSKLGFGIEIGTLLHAIPEFGSFYAARYENSEYKSGVGLNIKGYGKFQVLKDLSIDLGIGYSYIDMNIFSIHSNNYHYEDDHFKFHHLDIPLNLQYNLTKTKLSPFVYIHTAYSFILSNEIEINSNSEELSGTFPITNLNTTKWEWGGGIGASFDKTYVIKLEYTNTDYQRGINKLMNNQTFTVKLGYLF from the coding sequence ATGTATTTCAAACTATCTTTCCGAATCCTTCAATATTTGAGCATGACCTTAATGTTGGTCTTATTTGTAAATACAGTCTACTCTCAAAGTTATACCGATGTGGCTGCCTATTATCTCAATCTAGAAAAAGATACCATAAAAGGCTATATTAAAATAGAAGACAACTATCGATTGGCTCAATCCTTTTCCTTCAAAAATCCAGAATCAGAAAAGGAGTATCAAATCATTAAGCCTACAGATTGTCTTGGTTTTTTTTATGATGAGAATCGAACTTTTGTTTCATATACAGATAGTTTGAATTCGGACACCCTGTTTATGGAGCTTCTGAACGAAGGCCCTATAAATCTATATGCCTACTATTTAATGAATAAAACCGTCTACTATCTCTTAAAACAAGTAGATTCAAGATATTATAGATTGGCAAAAGAAGAAGATAAAATAGTTGTAAGAGATGATAGAAACCCAGGAGATGAATATACATTTGAACAAAAAGAATATCTATATGAGGATAAAAAATATCTGGGAATTCTTAATCTAGTGATGCAGGATTGCGAAAAAATTAAAAGCAAGATTCCTAATACCAAATGGAATAAACAGTCCATGATTAAACTGGTTGATACATATAACAATTGCATTGAACCAAGTACAAACTATAAGAGTAATCTTAGAAAATCAAAACTTGGGTTTGGAATTGAAATAGGAACTTTATTACATGCCATTCCAGAATTTGGTTCATTTTATGCTGCAAGATATGAAAATAGTGAGTATAAGTCTGGTGTAGGATTAAATATTAAAGGCTATGGCAAATTCCAAGTTTTAAAAGACTTATCAATTGATTTAGGCATTGGGTATTCATATATTGATATGAATATATTCAGTATACATTCTAATAACTATCATTATGAAGATGACCATTTCAAATTTCATCATTTGGACATTCCATTGAACCTACAATATAATTTAACAAAAACTAAACTGAGCCCTTTTGTATATATTCATACAGCTTATAGTTTTATTTTAAGCAATGAGATTGAGATAAATTCTAATAGTGAAGAGCTATCGGGGACCTTCCCTATAACAAATCTAAATACAACAAAATGGGAATGGGGAGGAGGTATTGGAGCCTCTTTCGATAAGACTTATGTTATTAAACTCGAGTATACCAATACAGATTACCAAAGAGGAATTAATAAATTAATGAATAATCAAACTTTTACTGTAAAGCTTGGGTATTTGTTTTAA
- a CDS encoding calcium/sodium antiporter, whose amino-acid sequence MEYLLLILGMVILIYGAHLMVQGASSFAKMLKIPNLIIGLTVVAFGTSFPELMINVFASYNGQSDLAVGNVVGSNIINVLLVIGLAAVVKPMKIQNFTVRYELPFSLLAMALLFVVANDGLINGTDFSVLHRSDGLIFLAFFLIFIYYTFVVTTSSHDNHEEGHDVKEMSKLKSALFIIIGMVGLYFGGEFIVNSATKLATEWGLSQVVIGILVVALGTSLPELATSIVASFKGNADMAIGNIVGSNIFNVFLVLGVSATISPIEFNPSINFDLMIAFISTLLLFIFVFTGKGRKVDRVEGSIFLVLYFAYVVWLLV is encoded by the coding sequence ATGGAATATCTTTTACTAATACTTGGCATGGTGATTTTAATCTATGGCGCCCACCTTATGGTGCAAGGCGCCTCTTCCTTTGCCAAAATGTTGAAAATTCCCAATTTAATCATTGGACTTACCGTAGTGGCCTTTGGTACTTCGTTTCCAGAATTAATGATTAATGTTTTTGCCAGTTATAATGGACAAAGCGATTTGGCTGTAGGGAATGTGGTGGGTAGTAATATCATCAATGTATTATTGGTTATAGGATTAGCTGCTGTTGTGAAACCCATGAAAATTCAAAACTTCACGGTGCGCTACGAGCTTCCTTTTAGTCTTTTAGCCATGGCACTTCTTTTTGTGGTGGCCAACGATGGTTTAATTAATGGAACTGATTTTTCTGTGCTTCATCGCTCCGATGGATTGATATTCCTGGCTTTCTTCCTCATATTTATCTATTATACTTTCGTAGTTACCACCTCTTCCCACGATAATCATGAGGAGGGTCATGATGTGAAAGAAATGTCCAAATTGAAATCAGCCTTATTTATCATTATTGGAATGGTAGGCTTATATTTTGGAGGGGAATTTATTGTCAATAGCGCTACAAAATTAGCCACAGAATGGGGCTTAAGTCAGGTGGTGATAGGTATTTTAGTAGTGGCTTTGGGTACGAGTTTGCCTGAGCTCGCAACTTCAATAGTAGCTAGTTTCAAAGGAAATGCAGATATGGCCATTGGTAATATAGTCGGTTCAAATATCTTTAATGTATTTCTGGTTTTGGGGGTTAGTGCCACTATAAGTCCTATCGAGTTTAACCCAAGTATTAATTTCGATTTAATGATTGCTTTTATATCTACCCTTCTACTATTTATCTTTGTTTTTACTGGTA